A genomic stretch from Sphingobacterium sp. ML3W includes:
- a CDS encoding GRP family sugar transporter, with the protein MFIVSSYAQAIFFCIITMLCWGSWANTQKLANKNWRYELFYWDYVLGIFLLSLIFAFTLGSHGDLGRPFVADLKQAESQHIFNALLGGIIFNAANILLSSAIALAGMAVAFPVGIGTALILGVLINYIAATKGNPTLLFIGVICIAIAIIINAIAYKKVTKTQNNRSSKGLLLSLLAGLLMSLFYRFIASAMDLDNFEAPASGKMTPYTAVFIFSTGILLSNFIFNTLLMKKPLNGPPLSYKEYFNGNFSVHTVGLLGGIIWGIGNSLNLIAAGKAGPAISYGLGQGATLVAALWGVFIWREFKGASRQVVLLLTLMFILFIVGLLLLIEAGK; encoded by the coding sequence ATGTTTATTGTAAGCAGCTATGCACAGGCCATTTTTTTCTGCATCATAACAATGCTTTGCTGGGGTTCCTGGGCAAACACTCAAAAATTAGCGAACAAAAACTGGCGCTATGAACTTTTCTATTGGGATTACGTATTAGGTATTTTTCTGCTTTCGCTGATCTTTGCCTTTACACTGGGTAGCCATGGCGACCTCGGCAGGCCTTTTGTCGCCGATCTGAAACAGGCCGAATCCCAGCATATTTTCAATGCCCTATTGGGGGGAATTATTTTTAATGCCGCCAATATCCTTCTTTCTTCGGCCATCGCGCTAGCGGGGATGGCTGTGGCATTCCCAGTCGGTATCGGGACTGCATTGATTTTAGGTGTACTGATCAACTATATTGCCGCAACCAAAGGAAACCCTACTCTCCTATTCATAGGGGTCATCTGTATCGCTATTGCCATTATAATCAATGCCATTGCATACAAAAAAGTAACAAAAACACAAAACAATCGCTCTTCTAAAGGCTTGTTGTTAAGCCTCCTAGCAGGACTTTTGATGTCGCTTTTTTATCGCTTTATTGCTTCTGCCATGGACCTTGATAATTTTGAGGCACCTGCAAGCGGAAAGATGACCCCATATACCGCCGTATTTATCTTTTCGACGGGTATTTTATTGAGCAATTTTATTTTTAACACTTTGCTGATGAAAAAACCATTAAATGGCCCTCCTTTGAGCTATAAAGAATATTTCAACGGAAATTTTAGCGTACATACTGTTGGTCTATTGGGGGGTATCATCTGGGGGATCGGCAACTCGCTCAACCTTATTGCGGCCGGTAAAGCGGGGCCAGCCATTTCCTATGGACTGGGGCAGGGTGCGACATTGGTCGCTGCACTCTGGGGTGTATTTATATGGCGGGAATTTAAAGGTGCCTCCAGGCAGGTCGTTTTATTACTGACGCTCATGTTTATCTTATTTATTGTCGGACTTCTGCTTCTTATTGAAGCGGGCAAATAA
- a CDS encoding acetylxylan esterase, producing the protein MQQINKFFLSILFLLCVFSSRGQSGKLAIEIKTAYADWLAKPGDKVSFGISIQANGQPFKGDSVSYEIGAEMVNPFVKEQIPDFSGHFKSGAFTLKKPGFLRCTVIVTKNGKQTKKLCTIGFSPEKIAATQHSPNDFDSFWDKAISELKPVPMQATKTLLPDRSTVEVDVFRVSFNNIGNSKIYGILSVPSDPGKYPAVLRVPGAGVRPYGPEIELASKGMIVLSIGIHGIPVDLDSVVYKDLAAGALRAYYNNNLQDKDQFYYKRVYLGCIRANDYLSSLPEWDGKNLIVMGGSQGGALSIVTTALDKRVTAVAALYPALSDVTGYLHHRAGGWPHYFAPTNYSVLKKIDGLENTLSYYDVVNFAKRIRVPGFYSWGFNDVVCPPTSMYASYNGISAPKVLRIYKETGHWMHPDQKNEWFDWIRKQTEKMK; encoded by the coding sequence ATGCAACAGATCAACAAATTTTTCCTCTCAATCCTATTCTTGCTTTGTGTCTTCAGCAGCAGGGGCCAATCTGGAAAACTAGCTATTGAAATTAAGACTGCCTATGCTGACTGGCTTGCAAAACCAGGAGATAAAGTCAGTTTTGGTATTAGTATCCAAGCTAACGGGCAACCCTTCAAAGGCGATAGCGTTTCCTATGAGATTGGGGCCGAAATGGTCAATCCCTTTGTCAAAGAACAGATTCCAGATTTTTCAGGACATTTTAAAAGTGGTGCTTTTACCTTAAAAAAGCCAGGATTTTTACGCTGCACAGTTATCGTAACAAAAAATGGAAAGCAGACCAAAAAACTCTGCACCATCGGTTTCTCACCCGAAAAGATTGCGGCAACACAGCATTCACCCAATGACTTTGATTCATTTTGGGATAAGGCTATTTCGGAACTCAAACCTGTTCCGATGCAAGCAACGAAGACCCTATTACCAGACAGAAGCACAGTGGAAGTTGATGTCTTCCGAGTTTCTTTCAACAACATCGGAAACAGTAAAATCTATGGAATCCTTAGTGTCCCTTCCGATCCGGGCAAATATCCCGCCGTCTTACGTGTACCTGGAGCTGGGGTCCGTCCCTATGGTCCGGAGATTGAACTGGCCTCCAAAGGGATGATTGTGTTGAGCATCGGAATACATGGCATTCCCGTGGATTTAGATTCCGTCGTTTACAAAGATCTCGCTGCCGGAGCCCTGCGTGCATATTATAACAATAACCTTCAGGATAAAGATCAATTTTACTATAAACGGGTTTATTTAGGTTGTATAAGGGCCAATGACTATCTATCCTCCCTGCCCGAATGGGATGGAAAAAACCTGATCGTCATGGGCGGGAGCCAAGGCGGTGCCCTAAGCATCGTAACCACCGCATTGGATAAACGCGTTACAGCAGTAGCTGCACTGTATCCCGCACTGTCGGATGTCACAGGTTATCTGCATCATCGTGCGGGTGGATGGCCCCATTATTTTGCGCCCACCAACTACAGCGTTTTAAAGAAGATCGATGGGCTAGAAAATACGCTCTCCTACTACGATGTGGTCAACTTTGCCAAACGCATTCGTGTACCGGGTTTCTATTCATGGGGGTTCAATGATGTTGTATGTCCACCAACTTCCATGTATGCGAGCTACAATGGGATCAGTGCACCAAAAGTATTACGCATCTATAAGGAAACCGGACATTGGATGCATCCCGATCAAAAAAATGAATGGTTCGATTGGATAAGAAAACAAACAGAAAAAATGAAATAA
- a CDS encoding beta-L-arabinofuranosidase domain-containing protein, whose amino-acid sequence MSIRILLSTTVLLLTTIQQSIAQLITTAAMPKVDYVVPSQYDLAIPQIDILSGYLGNRYQLNLEKRLLQVDEEGLLEGFHTRPGKQRWIGEHIGKYLEAAANTWLVTKDSRLKQQMDRMFHRLLETQGEDGYLGTYLPENRWTSWDVWVHKYDLFGLLAYYGVVGDPKALKAATQIGDLLYNTFGDTPGKKNILKSGSHVGMAATSVIDPMLDLYRWTGDKKYLDFCRYIIRAYDFEGGPAIVTSILKYKRVDKVANAKAYEMLSNIVGLVKMYRLTGDKDLLNVINYTFDDISANRLFVTGTSSDHERFQDDHYLLADTSAHMGEGCVTTTWLQFNTQLFSITGDLKYYNEIEKTIYNHLLGAENPQTGCVSYYTPLIGEKPYRCNITCCLSSVPRGIALIPYLNFGQLNHIPTVLLYEPAQIKENIKTSSQQTIPLELTLTSEFPRKGTATLQVNLPQSAQFPLQLRVPEWATNYTATVNGKTYRSEPNQLLKIVRQWKDNDKISISFDIRTEIVNGGKTYPGSFTLKRGPQIFALDQSLNPQVDFETAKLVYPEKVAIKLTEAQDKLPKNWVGTLAYSTDISTSDNKKQSILLVPYADASQTGGFSKVWIPTTGR is encoded by the coding sequence ATGTCTATTCGTATTCTTTTATCAACAACAGTCTTACTACTGACAACCATCCAACAGAGTATAGCACAGCTGATCACAACAGCGGCTATGCCAAAAGTAGATTACGTCGTCCCTTCCCAATATGATCTTGCGATTCCCCAGATCGATATACTGAGCGGTTACTTGGGCAATCGCTACCAGCTCAACCTGGAAAAGAGGCTCCTCCAAGTAGATGAGGAGGGCTTATTGGAAGGTTTTCACACGCGGCCGGGAAAGCAACGCTGGATAGGTGAACATATTGGCAAATACCTCGAAGCAGCGGCCAATACCTGGCTTGTCACCAAAGATAGCCGGCTGAAACAACAGATGGACCGGATGTTTCATCGCTTGCTCGAAACACAAGGCGAAGATGGCTATCTCGGCACCTATCTGCCCGAAAACCGCTGGACATCCTGGGATGTTTGGGTACACAAATACGACCTCTTCGGGTTGCTAGCCTACTATGGTGTTGTAGGTGATCCAAAAGCATTAAAGGCAGCAACACAGATCGGAGATTTGCTCTACAACACTTTCGGCGATACCCCTGGCAAAAAAAACATCCTCAAATCTGGATCACACGTGGGTATGGCAGCCACCTCTGTCATTGACCCCATGTTGGATTTATACCGATGGACCGGAGACAAAAAATACCTTGATTTTTGCCGCTATATCATCCGCGCTTACGACTTCGAAGGTGGCCCAGCCATCGTCACCTCCATTTTAAAATACAAACGTGTGGACAAAGTCGCCAATGCCAAAGCCTACGAAATGCTTTCCAATATCGTCGGACTCGTGAAAATGTATCGTTTAACTGGCGATAAAGATCTTTTGAATGTAATTAACTATACTTTCGATGATATCAGTGCCAACCGTTTGTTCGTAACCGGTACGTCAAGCGACCATGAACGTTTTCAGGACGATCATTATTTACTTGCAGATACTTCAGCACACATGGGTGAAGGCTGCGTCACTACCACCTGGTTACAGTTCAATACACAGCTATTCTCCATTACCGGCGATTTAAAATATTACAATGAAATCGAGAAGACAATCTACAACCATCTACTGGGTGCCGAAAACCCACAAACAGGTTGTGTGAGCTATTACACACCGCTTATTGGCGAAAAACCTTACCGCTGTAATATCACCTGCTGTTTGAGCAGTGTCCCACGGGGGATCGCACTTATTCCTTACCTGAATTTTGGTCAATTAAACCATATTCCAACCGTATTGCTCTACGAACCGGCACAGATCAAAGAAAACATCAAGACTTCATCACAACAGACAATTCCGCTGGAGCTGACCCTGACGAGTGAGTTTCCACGAAAAGGCACCGCCACCTTGCAGGTAAACCTCCCACAATCAGCACAGTTCCCACTACAATTACGGGTTCCTGAATGGGCGACAAATTATACCGCAACAGTAAATGGGAAAACCTATAGATCTGAGCCCAACCAGCTTCTAAAAATAGTGCGTCAGTGGAAGGACAACGATAAAATCAGCATATCTTTTGATATTCGAACAGAAATCGTCAACGGTGGGAAGACCTATCCCGGAAGCTTCACCTTAAAAAGAGGACCACAGATCTTTGCCCTAGATCAGTCACTAAATCCACAAGTAGATTTCGAAACCGCCAAATTGGTTTACCCCGAAAAGGTGGCGATCAAACTGACCGAAGCGCAGGATAAATTGCCTAAAAATTGGGTGGGTACTTTGGCTTATTCAACCGACATCAGCACAAGTGACAATAAGAAACAATCTATTCTCCTGGTGCCCTATGCGGATGCAAGTCAAACCGGTGGTTTTTCCAAGGTATGGATACCAACAACCGGACGATAG
- the rbsK gene encoding ribokinase, whose translation MSRTNIVVLGSSNTDMVIKASHLPVPGETVLGGQFFMVPGGKGANQAVAAARAGAQVSFIAKVGNDIFGQQAITHYQQEGIQVDTIFQDLTNPSGVALISVDAQGENCILVAPGSNAALLPQEVLAVQNVICEAAVLLIQLEIPIATIEEASAIAMQHNTKIILNTAPAQPLPDSILNRIDILILNTSEAQYYTEVRIENWETARLAADTISQKCPGTIIITMGAKGSLIKEANNYFQVPAEKVDAVDSTAAGDTFCGVLASAIARNIPVIDAVRLASKAAAISVTRLGAQTSIPYWREYSTASN comes from the coding sequence ATGAGCAGAACAAATATTGTCGTGCTAGGCAGCTCCAATACGGATATGGTGATCAAAGCCTCCCATCTTCCTGTGCCGGGCGAAACAGTGCTAGGTGGACAGTTTTTCATGGTCCCTGGTGGAAAAGGAGCCAATCAGGCTGTTGCCGCAGCCAGAGCTGGTGCGCAGGTATCTTTTATTGCCAAAGTTGGGAACGACATCTTTGGTCAACAGGCCATTACCCATTACCAGCAGGAAGGCATTCAGGTTGACACAATCTTTCAGGATCTGACAAACCCCTCCGGTGTTGCACTCATATCTGTAGACGCACAAGGTGAAAACTGTATTCTTGTTGCACCCGGATCAAATGCAGCGCTGCTACCACAAGAAGTACTGGCTGTTCAGAACGTTATCTGCGAAGCTGCGGTATTGCTCATACAGCTGGAAATCCCCATAGCAACAATAGAAGAAGCCAGCGCTATTGCGATGCAGCACAATACCAAAATCATCTTAAACACTGCTCCTGCGCAGCCACTCCCAGACAGTATTTTAAACCGAATTGATATCCTGATCTTAAACACATCTGAAGCACAATATTACACCGAAGTCAGGATTGAAAATTGGGAGACAGCTCGTCTGGCTGCCGATACGATCAGTCAGAAATGTCCAGGCACTATTATCATTACTATGGGCGCAAAAGGATCACTTATCAAGGAAGCAAACAACTATTTCCAGGTTCCTGCCGAAAAAGTCGATGCAGTTGACAGTACAGCCGCTGGCGACACCTTCTGTGGGGTTTTAGCAAGTGCCATCGCTAGGAATATACCTGTCATAGATGCCGTTAGACTGGCTTCAAAAGCTGCAGCAATCTCCGTTACACGCCTAGGAGCACAGACCTCTATTCCCTACTGGCGGGAATACAGTACAGCATCCAATTAA